The Tenrec ecaudatus isolate mTenEca1 chromosome 7, mTenEca1.hap1, whole genome shotgun sequence genome window below encodes:
- the AKAP12 gene encoding A-kinase anchor protein 12 isoform X1 produces the protein MGAGSSSEQRSPEPPEAASAPLAQPEPSVGGSSAEEAPGAPGEPDADPATKLLQKNGQLSPVTDPAEQEEHSLQEAAPGGQEEAVIITDVGQRESEDVGERDSAKEMAANADVVQDITEDGQEDLPEIIEQVPSSENHLDELTQPTESQSNDVGFKKVFKFVGFKFTVKKDKSEKSDAVQLLTVKKEEAEGEEGSRGAGDHQEASLEAGGEAAPKDGELKAPPEKAEDSVKSEQQSEDREARPSAEAESAAEESKEGGDEKRQKEASKAPESPTSPTTNETASPFKKFFTQGWAGWRKKTSFRKPKEDEVEAADKKKEQEPEKVAPEDHGKAEAPTAQPHPSEQPPAGEERGSVHDARLSAEYEKIELPCDEQADGAQGPSEERAAPLATEVFDENVEIVAEVRASTEEKTSEEQNTGPDEAAASSPPEKSVETIAEVQPAEPAEEVAAMTSEASVPGEEQTQLTEPSSEEKVSAKPPEGIVSEAEMLSTQERTKAQGSPLKKLFSSTGLKKLSGKKQKGKRGGPGGEEESGEHGHAPPAESPDSTDEQKGESSASSPEEPEEVTCLEKGIADAQPDGDAEEGATSDGEKKREGVTPWASFKKMVTPKKRVRRPSESDKEDEPDKTKSATLSSTESAASEMQEDIKASGEEPRPEEPKRKVDTSVSWEALICVGSSKKRARKASSSDDEGGPQTMAGDAPKPEEAGKDKEPGTDHIPAIAPEHDHGHGSSSPEQAGSPSEGEGVSTWESFKRLVTARKKSKSKLEEKNEDSLPGTGAEPSASDVELGKEESWVSIKKFIPGRKKKRLDGKQEQAAPEDTGPAEANEEDSDVPAVVPLSEYDAVEREKIEAQKREEKPAPEAPVYVSEELSRSLVHTVAVTVIDGARAVTSMEERSPSWISASVTEAPEQGEDTATRSVEEREEGEATAEVPTGTQTLPESKDGRADTVASEMALTSGAVTAAETMGAFGAEEATEASVAEETTEMVSAVSQLTDSPDTTEEATPVQEVEGEAPDLEGLGRRTQAVLQAVVDKVREDSQLPDSPSPEDPSRATQKAASKVLEKVEEAEEDSMGLDATEEMDAGLQALAQEPETEGGVQGKLIVQTTAEHSPKGPQAPESVECRGLESLPPVEISGEVKSQEISMGQAITPDSVETLSDSETNGSAPVTEIETLNTAQPDQVEEIHDGGEVVPHAQSEPTEAEAGPVQTEGRPFPLSCQSQEDGKESSRPEEVLEQADGEVSAETVPALSKTEVIAEAEDCAREKTKDTPLAEGAEGSTDTELAAGQSQITDGEPGDKVTRAADSEENALCADSLEVQSLSSPVQSETSGQVEGEKIQTPPAQANEEKLEQAPATTMQAAQTVPVTAVDGENDAARLGGSAPCLVSEETASTEIQVQSSHVPQAPPVTAVEDKVIGATISVVEAGAETLQSAEKPSDKDRDSTAQAATDAMPPGTGAPAESGPDTVAVAAAADPERDQTTPQKQMADEDPGQVVSQEVNVNVLGEEDSKAGSEVLAFESQSCHLVHNVIETAVGQFVSSAAASPELQPAVSEAQAQEDKADHPDAEKEEREPLASAQDETQSTAPGDEPEAAPPSSVSKDQSDGSETVVAVEVESSSAESPKQVEGAALPSDAESDAAGARSVPEDAEGATSEPGGRTEKSLLESKGAEKGDAVETPAPAPQGTDASGDLCRGTPDTNGPKLNKEEEDGQGEEFQKGPVQSASEKETKTQPQEEMQKPEREAEKSDELPESTDIV, from the exons TTGGACAGAGAGAGTCTGAAGATGTAGGTGAACGAGATTCAGCTAAAGAGATGGCTGCCAACGCAGACGTTGTCCAAGACATCACAGAGGATGGGCAGGAGGATTTACCAGAAATCATCGAGCAGGTCCCTTCTTCTGAAAATCACTTAGACGAGTTAACACAACCCACGGAGTCCCAGTCTAATGATGTCGGGTTTAAGAAGGTATTTAAGTTTGTTGGCTTTAAATTCACTGTGAAAAAGGATAAATCTGAGAAGTCCGATGCTGTCCAACTGCTCACTGTCAAGAAGGAGGAAGCGGAGGGAGAGGAAGGCTCCCGGGGGGCCGGCGACCATCAGGAGGCCAGCCTGGAGGCTGGAGGAGAAGCAGCTCCCAAAGACGGCGAACTGAAAGCGCCTCCGGAGAAAGCCGAAGACTCAGTGAAGAGCGAGCAGCAGAGCGAGGACAGGGAGGCTCGGCCCAGCGCCGAGGCGGAGtcggcagcagaggaaagcaaggAAGGGGGAGACGAAAAGCGCCAGAAAGAGGCCAGCAAAGCTCCCGAATCTCCAACCAGCCCGACCACCAACGAGACGGCATCGCCTTTCAAAAAGTTCTTCACTCAAGGCTGGGCGGGCTGGAGGAAGAAGACCAGTTTCAGGAAGCCGAAGGAGGACGAAGTGGAGGCCGCTGACAAGAAAAAGGAACAAGAACCCGAAAAAGTAGCCCCTGAAGATCACGGGAAGGCCGAGGCGCCCACAGCGCAGCCCCATCCTTCCGAACAGCCACCCGccggggaggagagagggagcgtTCACGATGCCCGGTTATCCGCCGAGTATGAGAAGATAGAGCTGCCCTGCGACGagcaggctgatggtgcccaggggcCATCTGAAGAGAGAGCCGCTCCTCTAGCTACTGAAGTGTTCGATGAAAACGTTGAGATCGTTGCAGAAGTCCGCGCCAGTACTGAGGAGAAGACCAGCGAGGAGCAGAACACGGGGCCAGACGAAGCAGCAGCGTCCTCGCCTCCCGAGAAATCTGTCGAAACAATCGCCGAGGTGCAGCCTGCGGAGCCCGCCGAGGAAGTAGCGGCCATGACCAGCGAAGCCTCTgtccctggagaggagcaaacccAACTCACCGAACCAAGTTCCGAAGAAAAGGTGTCCGCTAAGCCCCCAGAGGGCATCGTGAGCGAGGCGGAAATGCTGTCCACTCAAGAGAGAACGAAGGCGCAGGGAAGCCCTTTAAAGAAACTTTTCAGTAGCACGGGCTTAAAAAAGCTCTCTGGGAAGAAGCAGAAGGGGAAACGAGGAGGGCCGGGAGGCGAGGAGGAGTCGGGAGAGCACGGTCACGCACCCCCGGCTGAGTCCCCAGACAGTACCGACGAGCAGAAGGGCGAGAGCTCTGCTTCGTCCCCGGAAGAACCCGAGGAGGTGACCTGTCTGGAGAAAGGCATCGCAGATGCACAGCCGGACGGGGACGCTGAAGAGGGCGCAACCTCCGATGGGGAGAAGAAAAGAGAAGGGGTTACCCCCTGGGCATCGTTCAAAAAGATGGTGACACCCAAGAAGCGTGTGAGAAGGCCTTCCGAAAGTGATAAGGAAGATGAGCCGGATAAGACCAAGAGTGCCACCTTGTCTTCCACCGAGAGCGCAGCCTCCGAGATGCAAGAGGACATCAAAGCCAGTGGCGAGGAGCCAAGGCCGGAAGAACCAAAGCGCAAGGTCGACACTTCGGTCTCGTGGGAAGCTTTGATTTGTGTGGGATCTTCCAAGAAGAGGGCACGGAAGGCATCCTCTTCTGATGACGAAGGGGGCCCCCAGACAATGGCAGGAGACGCCCCCAAACCGGAGGAAGCCGGGAAAGACAAAGAGCCAGGGACAGACCACATCCCTGCCATCGCTCCAGAACACGACCACGGGCACGGAAGCTCTTCCCCCGAGCAAGCCGGGAGCCCTTCAGAAGGCGAGGGCGTGTCCACCTGGGAGTCATTTAAAAGATTAGTCACCGCACGAAAAAAGTCCAAGTCCAAACTGGAAGAGAAAAACGAAGACTCCCTGCCCGGGACTGGCGCAGAGCCCTCAGCTTCCGATGTCGAACTCGGGAAAGAAGAGTCCTGGGTGTCGATTAAGAAATTCATTCCTGGGCGAAAGAAGAAAAGGTTGGATGGGAAACAAGAACAAGCCGCTCCTGAGGACACAGGCCCAGCAGAGGCCAACGAAGAGGACTCTGACGTCCCCGCTGTAGTGCCCCTGTCAGAGTACGATGCCGTCGAACGGGAGAAAATCGAAGCCCAAAAGAGGGAAGAGAAGCCTGCGCCAGAGGCACCGGTGTACGTGTCAGAGGAGCTCAGTAGGAGTCTGGTTCACACGGTGGCGGTGACTGTTATTGATGGGGCCCGGGCAGTCACCAGCATGGAAGAGCGATCTCCTTCGTGGATATCTGCATCAGTGACTGAAGCGCCCGAGCAAGGTGAGGACACAGCCACACGGTCAgtggaggagagagaggaaggagaagctACGGCAGAAGTTCCCACCGGTACCCAAACGTTGCCAGAGAGCAAAGACGGCCGTGCTGACACGGTGGCTAGTGAGATGGCATTGACTTCCGGAGCTGTAACGGCTGCAGAAACAATGGGGGCGTTTGGTGCCGAAGAAGCTACCGAAGCTTCCGTTGCGGAAGAGACCACAGAAATGGTTTCAGCCGTTTCCCAGCTGACCGACTCTCCAGACACCACCGAGGAAGCCACGCCCGTTCAGGAAGTGGAAGGCGAGGCACCGGACCTAGAAGGCCTGGGAAGACGAACTCAAGCGGTCCTGCAGGCAGTGGTAGACAAGGTTAGGGAAGACTCCCAGCTGCCTGACTCCCCTAGCCCAGAAGACCCAAGTCGGGCCACCCAGAAGGCGGCATCGAAAGTACTAGAGAAGGTGGAAGAAGCAGAAGAGGATTCCATGGGGCTGGACGCGACGGAAGAGATGGACGCTGGGTTACAAGCGCTGGCACAAGAACCTGAAACGGAAGGTGGGGTACAAGGGAAGCTAATTGTGCAGACCACAGCAGAACACTCCCCAAAGGGGCCTCAAGCCCCCGAGAGCGTGGAGTGCCGTGGGCTTGAAAGCCTTCCCCCAGTGGAAATCTCAGGTGAGGTCAAGTCACAGGAGATTTCCATGGGGCAGGCTATTACCCCTGACTCAGTTGAAACCCTCAGCGACAGTGAGACCAATGGAAGCGCTCCAGTAACAGAAATTGAGACTCTGAATACAGCACAGCCGGACCAGGTAGAAGAAATCCATGATGGTGGCGAGGTCGTGCCTCACGCACAATCAGAGCCCACCGAAGCAGAGGCCGGGCCTGTGCAGACAGAGGGACGTCCCTtccctctcagctgccaatcccaGGAAGATGGTAAGGAATCAAGCAGACCGGAAGAAGTCCTGGAGCAAGCAGATGGAGAGGTGTCTGCGGAAACGGTACCCGCTCTTTCAAAGACTGAAGTGATTGCAGAGGCAGAGGACTGTGCCCGTGAGAAGACCAAAGACACACCCTTGGCCGAAGGAGCGGAAGGGTCCACAGACACAGAGCTAGCGGCCGGTCAAAGCCAGATAACAGATGGGGAGCCCGGAGACAAAGTTACTCGGGCAGCTGACTCCGAAGAGAATGCTTTGTGCGCGGATAGCCTTGAAGTCCAGTCTCTCTCATCCCCAGTGCAGAGCGAGACGAGCGGTCAGGTTGAAGGGGAGAAGATCCAGACACCGCCAGCCCAGGCAAATGAAGAGAAACTTGAGCAGGCACCAGCTACAACCATGCAGGCAGCCCAGACAGTTCCTGTGACTGCTGTCGACGGAGAAAATGACGCTGCCAGGTTGGGAGGAAGCGCCCCCTGCCTTGTTTCAGAGGAGACAGCGTCCACAGAAATCCAGGTTCAAAGCTCTCATGTACCACAAGCTCCACCCGTCACAGCCGTGGAGGACAAGGTCATCGGAGCAACGATCTCGGTTGTTGAAGCAGGTGCTGAGACTTTGCAGTCTGCCGAGAAACCCTCTGACAAAGACCGAGACTCCACTGCTCAGGCCGCCACAGATGCAATGCCTCCAGGGACCGGAGCTCCAGCCGAATCCGGACCAGACACAGTAgccgttgctgctgctgctgacccGGAAAGAGATCAGACCACACCGCAGAAGCAGATGGCAGATGAAGACCCTGGACAGGTTGTTAGTCAGGAAGTCAACGTGAATGTGCTAGGAGAGGAGGATTCGAAGGCTGGAAGCGAGGTGTTGGCCTTTGAGAGCCAGAGCTGTCACCTGGTACATAACGTAATTGAGACCGCCGTCGGCCAGTTCGTGAGCTCAGCAGCAGCCAGCCCCGAACTGCAACCTGCTGTCTCGGAGGCACAGGCCCAAGAGGACAAAGCTGACCACCCAGACGCTGAAAAGGAAGAACGTGAGCCCCTCGCCTCTGCCCAGGATGAAACACAGTCGACTGCACCCGGAGACGAGCCagaggcagcccctccctccAGCGTTTCCAAAGATCAGAGTGACGGGTCAGAAACGGTTGTGGCTGTTGAGGTGGAAAGTTCCAGCGCAGAGAGCCCAAAGCAAGTTGAAGGGGCCGCTCTCCCATCAGATGCCGAGAGCGATGCAGCTGGAGCACGGTCCGTGCCAGAAGATGCCGAGGGTGCCACATCTGAGCCGGGAGGGAGAACCGAGAAGTCACTGTTGGAATCCAAAGGGGCTGAAAAAGGAGATGCTGTTGAGACGCCGGCCCCGGCCCCACAAGGTACCGACGCCTCGGGTGACCTGTGCAGagggaccccagacactaatgGGCCCAAACTGAACAAGGAGGAAGAGGACGGTCAAGGAGAAGAATTTCAGAAAGGCCCCGTGCAGAGCGCATCAGAAAAAGAGACCAAAACCCAACCGCAGGAGGAGATGCAGAAGCCAGAGAGGGAGGCCGAGAAATCCGACGAACTTCCGGAATCCACAGACATCGT CTAA
- the AKAP12 gene encoding A-kinase anchor protein 12 isoform X2, with the protein MLGTITITVGQRESEDVGERDSAKEMAANADVVQDITEDGQEDLPEIIEQVPSSENHLDELTQPTESQSNDVGFKKVFKFVGFKFTVKKDKSEKSDAVQLLTVKKEEAEGEEGSRGAGDHQEASLEAGGEAAPKDGELKAPPEKAEDSVKSEQQSEDREARPSAEAESAAEESKEGGDEKRQKEASKAPESPTSPTTNETASPFKKFFTQGWAGWRKKTSFRKPKEDEVEAADKKKEQEPEKVAPEDHGKAEAPTAQPHPSEQPPAGEERGSVHDARLSAEYEKIELPCDEQADGAQGPSEERAAPLATEVFDENVEIVAEVRASTEEKTSEEQNTGPDEAAASSPPEKSVETIAEVQPAEPAEEVAAMTSEASVPGEEQTQLTEPSSEEKVSAKPPEGIVSEAEMLSTQERTKAQGSPLKKLFSSTGLKKLSGKKQKGKRGGPGGEEESGEHGHAPPAESPDSTDEQKGESSASSPEEPEEVTCLEKGIADAQPDGDAEEGATSDGEKKREGVTPWASFKKMVTPKKRVRRPSESDKEDEPDKTKSATLSSTESAASEMQEDIKASGEEPRPEEPKRKVDTSVSWEALICVGSSKKRARKASSSDDEGGPQTMAGDAPKPEEAGKDKEPGTDHIPAIAPEHDHGHGSSSPEQAGSPSEGEGVSTWESFKRLVTARKKSKSKLEEKNEDSLPGTGAEPSASDVELGKEESWVSIKKFIPGRKKKRLDGKQEQAAPEDTGPAEANEEDSDVPAVVPLSEYDAVEREKIEAQKREEKPAPEAPVYVSEELSRSLVHTVAVTVIDGARAVTSMEERSPSWISASVTEAPEQGEDTATRSVEEREEGEATAEVPTGTQTLPESKDGRADTVASEMALTSGAVTAAETMGAFGAEEATEASVAEETTEMVSAVSQLTDSPDTTEEATPVQEVEGEAPDLEGLGRRTQAVLQAVVDKVREDSQLPDSPSPEDPSRATQKAASKVLEKVEEAEEDSMGLDATEEMDAGLQALAQEPETEGGVQGKLIVQTTAEHSPKGPQAPESVECRGLESLPPVEISGEVKSQEISMGQAITPDSVETLSDSETNGSAPVTEIETLNTAQPDQVEEIHDGGEVVPHAQSEPTEAEAGPVQTEGRPFPLSCQSQEDGKESSRPEEVLEQADGEVSAETVPALSKTEVIAEAEDCAREKTKDTPLAEGAEGSTDTELAAGQSQITDGEPGDKVTRAADSEENALCADSLEVQSLSSPVQSETSGQVEGEKIQTPPAQANEEKLEQAPATTMQAAQTVPVTAVDGENDAARLGGSAPCLVSEETASTEIQVQSSHVPQAPPVTAVEDKVIGATISVVEAGAETLQSAEKPSDKDRDSTAQAATDAMPPGTGAPAESGPDTVAVAAAADPERDQTTPQKQMADEDPGQVVSQEVNVNVLGEEDSKAGSEVLAFESQSCHLVHNVIETAVGQFVSSAAASPELQPAVSEAQAQEDKADHPDAEKEEREPLASAQDETQSTAPGDEPEAAPPSSVSKDQSDGSETVVAVEVESSSAESPKQVEGAALPSDAESDAAGARSVPEDAEGATSEPGGRTEKSLLESKGAEKGDAVETPAPAPQGTDASGDLCRGTPDTNGPKLNKEEEDGQGEEFQKGPVQSASEKETKTQPQEEMQKPEREAEKSDELPESTDIV; encoded by the exons ATGCTGGGGACCATCACCATCACAG TTGGACAGAGAGAGTCTGAAGATGTAGGTGAACGAGATTCAGCTAAAGAGATGGCTGCCAACGCAGACGTTGTCCAAGACATCACAGAGGATGGGCAGGAGGATTTACCAGAAATCATCGAGCAGGTCCCTTCTTCTGAAAATCACTTAGACGAGTTAACACAACCCACGGAGTCCCAGTCTAATGATGTCGGGTTTAAGAAGGTATTTAAGTTTGTTGGCTTTAAATTCACTGTGAAAAAGGATAAATCTGAGAAGTCCGATGCTGTCCAACTGCTCACTGTCAAGAAGGAGGAAGCGGAGGGAGAGGAAGGCTCCCGGGGGGCCGGCGACCATCAGGAGGCCAGCCTGGAGGCTGGAGGAGAAGCAGCTCCCAAAGACGGCGAACTGAAAGCGCCTCCGGAGAAAGCCGAAGACTCAGTGAAGAGCGAGCAGCAGAGCGAGGACAGGGAGGCTCGGCCCAGCGCCGAGGCGGAGtcggcagcagaggaaagcaaggAAGGGGGAGACGAAAAGCGCCAGAAAGAGGCCAGCAAAGCTCCCGAATCTCCAACCAGCCCGACCACCAACGAGACGGCATCGCCTTTCAAAAAGTTCTTCACTCAAGGCTGGGCGGGCTGGAGGAAGAAGACCAGTTTCAGGAAGCCGAAGGAGGACGAAGTGGAGGCCGCTGACAAGAAAAAGGAACAAGAACCCGAAAAAGTAGCCCCTGAAGATCACGGGAAGGCCGAGGCGCCCACAGCGCAGCCCCATCCTTCCGAACAGCCACCCGccggggaggagagagggagcgtTCACGATGCCCGGTTATCCGCCGAGTATGAGAAGATAGAGCTGCCCTGCGACGagcaggctgatggtgcccaggggcCATCTGAAGAGAGAGCCGCTCCTCTAGCTACTGAAGTGTTCGATGAAAACGTTGAGATCGTTGCAGAAGTCCGCGCCAGTACTGAGGAGAAGACCAGCGAGGAGCAGAACACGGGGCCAGACGAAGCAGCAGCGTCCTCGCCTCCCGAGAAATCTGTCGAAACAATCGCCGAGGTGCAGCCTGCGGAGCCCGCCGAGGAAGTAGCGGCCATGACCAGCGAAGCCTCTgtccctggagaggagcaaacccAACTCACCGAACCAAGTTCCGAAGAAAAGGTGTCCGCTAAGCCCCCAGAGGGCATCGTGAGCGAGGCGGAAATGCTGTCCACTCAAGAGAGAACGAAGGCGCAGGGAAGCCCTTTAAAGAAACTTTTCAGTAGCACGGGCTTAAAAAAGCTCTCTGGGAAGAAGCAGAAGGGGAAACGAGGAGGGCCGGGAGGCGAGGAGGAGTCGGGAGAGCACGGTCACGCACCCCCGGCTGAGTCCCCAGACAGTACCGACGAGCAGAAGGGCGAGAGCTCTGCTTCGTCCCCGGAAGAACCCGAGGAGGTGACCTGTCTGGAGAAAGGCATCGCAGATGCACAGCCGGACGGGGACGCTGAAGAGGGCGCAACCTCCGATGGGGAGAAGAAAAGAGAAGGGGTTACCCCCTGGGCATCGTTCAAAAAGATGGTGACACCCAAGAAGCGTGTGAGAAGGCCTTCCGAAAGTGATAAGGAAGATGAGCCGGATAAGACCAAGAGTGCCACCTTGTCTTCCACCGAGAGCGCAGCCTCCGAGATGCAAGAGGACATCAAAGCCAGTGGCGAGGAGCCAAGGCCGGAAGAACCAAAGCGCAAGGTCGACACTTCGGTCTCGTGGGAAGCTTTGATTTGTGTGGGATCTTCCAAGAAGAGGGCACGGAAGGCATCCTCTTCTGATGACGAAGGGGGCCCCCAGACAATGGCAGGAGACGCCCCCAAACCGGAGGAAGCCGGGAAAGACAAAGAGCCAGGGACAGACCACATCCCTGCCATCGCTCCAGAACACGACCACGGGCACGGAAGCTCTTCCCCCGAGCAAGCCGGGAGCCCTTCAGAAGGCGAGGGCGTGTCCACCTGGGAGTCATTTAAAAGATTAGTCACCGCACGAAAAAAGTCCAAGTCCAAACTGGAAGAGAAAAACGAAGACTCCCTGCCCGGGACTGGCGCAGAGCCCTCAGCTTCCGATGTCGAACTCGGGAAAGAAGAGTCCTGGGTGTCGATTAAGAAATTCATTCCTGGGCGAAAGAAGAAAAGGTTGGATGGGAAACAAGAACAAGCCGCTCCTGAGGACACAGGCCCAGCAGAGGCCAACGAAGAGGACTCTGACGTCCCCGCTGTAGTGCCCCTGTCAGAGTACGATGCCGTCGAACGGGAGAAAATCGAAGCCCAAAAGAGGGAAGAGAAGCCTGCGCCAGAGGCACCGGTGTACGTGTCAGAGGAGCTCAGTAGGAGTCTGGTTCACACGGTGGCGGTGACTGTTATTGATGGGGCCCGGGCAGTCACCAGCATGGAAGAGCGATCTCCTTCGTGGATATCTGCATCAGTGACTGAAGCGCCCGAGCAAGGTGAGGACACAGCCACACGGTCAgtggaggagagagaggaaggagaagctACGGCAGAAGTTCCCACCGGTACCCAAACGTTGCCAGAGAGCAAAGACGGCCGTGCTGACACGGTGGCTAGTGAGATGGCATTGACTTCCGGAGCTGTAACGGCTGCAGAAACAATGGGGGCGTTTGGTGCCGAAGAAGCTACCGAAGCTTCCGTTGCGGAAGAGACCACAGAAATGGTTTCAGCCGTTTCCCAGCTGACCGACTCTCCAGACACCACCGAGGAAGCCACGCCCGTTCAGGAAGTGGAAGGCGAGGCACCGGACCTAGAAGGCCTGGGAAGACGAACTCAAGCGGTCCTGCAGGCAGTGGTAGACAAGGTTAGGGAAGACTCCCAGCTGCCTGACTCCCCTAGCCCAGAAGACCCAAGTCGGGCCACCCAGAAGGCGGCATCGAAAGTACTAGAGAAGGTGGAAGAAGCAGAAGAGGATTCCATGGGGCTGGACGCGACGGAAGAGATGGACGCTGGGTTACAAGCGCTGGCACAAGAACCTGAAACGGAAGGTGGGGTACAAGGGAAGCTAATTGTGCAGACCACAGCAGAACACTCCCCAAAGGGGCCTCAAGCCCCCGAGAGCGTGGAGTGCCGTGGGCTTGAAAGCCTTCCCCCAGTGGAAATCTCAGGTGAGGTCAAGTCACAGGAGATTTCCATGGGGCAGGCTATTACCCCTGACTCAGTTGAAACCCTCAGCGACAGTGAGACCAATGGAAGCGCTCCAGTAACAGAAATTGAGACTCTGAATACAGCACAGCCGGACCAGGTAGAAGAAATCCATGATGGTGGCGAGGTCGTGCCTCACGCACAATCAGAGCCCACCGAAGCAGAGGCCGGGCCTGTGCAGACAGAGGGACGTCCCTtccctctcagctgccaatcccaGGAAGATGGTAAGGAATCAAGCAGACCGGAAGAAGTCCTGGAGCAAGCAGATGGAGAGGTGTCTGCGGAAACGGTACCCGCTCTTTCAAAGACTGAAGTGATTGCAGAGGCAGAGGACTGTGCCCGTGAGAAGACCAAAGACACACCCTTGGCCGAAGGAGCGGAAGGGTCCACAGACACAGAGCTAGCGGCCGGTCAAAGCCAGATAACAGATGGGGAGCCCGGAGACAAAGTTACTCGGGCAGCTGACTCCGAAGAGAATGCTTTGTGCGCGGATAGCCTTGAAGTCCAGTCTCTCTCATCCCCAGTGCAGAGCGAGACGAGCGGTCAGGTTGAAGGGGAGAAGATCCAGACACCGCCAGCCCAGGCAAATGAAGAGAAACTTGAGCAGGCACCAGCTACAACCATGCAGGCAGCCCAGACAGTTCCTGTGACTGCTGTCGACGGAGAAAATGACGCTGCCAGGTTGGGAGGAAGCGCCCCCTGCCTTGTTTCAGAGGAGACAGCGTCCACAGAAATCCAGGTTCAAAGCTCTCATGTACCACAAGCTCCACCCGTCACAGCCGTGGAGGACAAGGTCATCGGAGCAACGATCTCGGTTGTTGAAGCAGGTGCTGAGACTTTGCAGTCTGCCGAGAAACCCTCTGACAAAGACCGAGACTCCACTGCTCAGGCCGCCACAGATGCAATGCCTCCAGGGACCGGAGCTCCAGCCGAATCCGGACCAGACACAGTAgccgttgctgctgctgctgacccGGAAAGAGATCAGACCACACCGCAGAAGCAGATGGCAGATGAAGACCCTGGACAGGTTGTTAGTCAGGAAGTCAACGTGAATGTGCTAGGAGAGGAGGATTCGAAGGCTGGAAGCGAGGTGTTGGCCTTTGAGAGCCAGAGCTGTCACCTGGTACATAACGTAATTGAGACCGCCGTCGGCCAGTTCGTGAGCTCAGCAGCAGCCAGCCCCGAACTGCAACCTGCTGTCTCGGAGGCACAGGCCCAAGAGGACAAAGCTGACCACCCAGACGCTGAAAAGGAAGAACGTGAGCCCCTCGCCTCTGCCCAGGATGAAACACAGTCGACTGCACCCGGAGACGAGCCagaggcagcccctccctccAGCGTTTCCAAAGATCAGAGTGACGGGTCAGAAACGGTTGTGGCTGTTGAGGTGGAAAGTTCCAGCGCAGAGAGCCCAAAGCAAGTTGAAGGGGCCGCTCTCCCATCAGATGCCGAGAGCGATGCAGCTGGAGCACGGTCCGTGCCAGAAGATGCCGAGGGTGCCACATCTGAGCCGGGAGGGAGAACCGAGAAGTCACTGTTGGAATCCAAAGGGGCTGAAAAAGGAGATGCTGTTGAGACGCCGGCCCCGGCCCCACAAGGTACCGACGCCTCGGGTGACCTGTGCAGagggaccccagacactaatgGGCCCAAACTGAACAAGGAGGAAGAGGACGGTCAAGGAGAAGAATTTCAGAAAGGCCCCGTGCAGAGCGCATCAGAAAAAGAGACCAAAACCCAACCGCAGGAGGAGATGCAGAAGCCAGAGAGGGAGGCCGAGAAATCCGACGAACTTCCGGAATCCACAGACATCGT CTAA